TACACATCATAAAAAACCTTCTAATTCTTATTATTGAACATGGATATCGAGAACCAACCAAGAATACATTAGCAAGAAACAGAAATGGttgataaagaaaataaaagattcaAATACCTGGGCTCAAATTCCCGTATTTCGACAAGCTCACTGCCACAAACATCTGTCCACTGGACTTTCCTTCCCTCTGTTTGATCAGGAGCATCACTCCCCTTTCCACCTAATGCCTCATGTTCATTAGCAGTCTCAAGAGGATCTGGTTTATGATTCTGTGGCCTTCGTAAGCTACTTTTAAGTGCAACCTTTCTATTGTCATTATCTACATTAGCAGAAGGATCTGTGCCATCGTCAGGAACCAGTGGCCCTGGTGACACATTATGTTGTTGGGCAGGGCCAACTTTAAGATGAGATGGAGTGTCAAGTCCTGCGGAAGCGCGACCAAAGCAAACAAAGGAAGCGCAACCGCGGGAAAGGCGGTTCTTTTTGGAAGCCAGCTGGAGCTCAGGTTCAGATTCTTGGTCTACCAACTGATACTGGTTCCACGGCAAAACTGTCCTAGATTTATCATCACTCCTCTGGCCCAAGAGGAGAAGGCTCAGGCCCTTACTATACCCCGAAgctgaagaagagaagaatccTCCTCCTTCTACTGCCAATAACATCAGTTCTTCTCATCAGCGCACTAGGACAATTTCTATATATGGCTCCCTACTCTCTGAAGAACCAAAATCACAATTCACAACCTTCCACACAAACAAGTGATTAAATGTCAGCATGATCATGACTTCCGATgcagtcaaaaattttaatctactTATACTCTATAGcaagttataataatattttccaTTCCACatatcaatttcaatttttaaaagagaATATGCCTTGTTGAACAAATTCAATGTTGGCATGACAACAAAGATGCATAACAGTGAAGACATAGCTTTGGAACAACTTAAGACAAAGACAAACACAGTATTAAAACCACTTTAAGACTTCCCCATGTTTCTTGATGCTCCAATAATGTTTTGAAACTGTTGAGCATAAGCTCAAATTAAATAGCTACAGCCACAAAGGAGTTAAGCATTTTGTCTTTGCCAAAATCATCAAAGCCCTTCAAAACCATTATCTAAAACAAATTCAGGCAAAATCTTAACTCAATCAATAATTCTAATCACTACAACTTCCACTGAATTATAAATCCAATAACATACACTAGAGAGGGGGaggagaataaaataaaaatacttgttTTTGGAATCTCTAACAATTCCTATTGATTCTCACAAAAGAGATGGCAAATAAAGAAGATCTCTGTTTCAAGGCAATTTTAGCATCCTAACATGCAACTTTTCTCTCTATACACATACAACACGAATttcactaaaaataaataaattcgaAGCTAGATTAGCTAAAATTGAAAACGAAATccgaaaagaaaaatcaaaagttaAATGTAAATgcagagagaaaaacaaaatcaGAAACACAGACACGAAGCACAAATCATAGAACTCAGATAACATCTCAAAGCAAATAATGATTTCGGTTACTTCGTCAAATTCCACACTCAAAGAGGCACCAACTAACAAGTGAGATTTCACAGTGCCGGTTTCCTTCAAATTTTCTCGAGAAACAAacggaaaaataaaataaaatttgaaaatggaggaagaagaaaactgACAGTACCAAAAGGTGAAAGCAGTGTTGTCGGCGAATCAGAAACGACGGAGATAACTCGCAAGTGATGCTACtgaagaatgaagaaaagaggaataatattaaataaataaataaataatgctaaaaagaaaaagaaaaaaaagaaaatgataatttaatttattttattttagtaaggTCCGTATTATTTAAAAAGAGGATCGATATAAAGATAGTGACACAAGGGCGCATAATAGTGATGGGACcgcataaataattaaattattaatacatttttttaacgCACTCTGaggaaaacaataaaatattagGCATAAACTAAAATAGTAACAAATTCATTTGTATTTTCTCagactcaattttttttcttattaatattttctcgttattaattttattataaaattcttaCTCTTTTGGTGAATTTATAAAATGTTTACTTAGaagaaataactaaaattaattatgaaaattttgaaatgacATATATCAAATAAGAATATGAAGAAGAGAATAGTTTGAGATATTTACACATCGTACTTAATAATGTCAAATAAAATTCCAAAGAATcactcaaaattttttcttaaaatataaagaatgtttgaaataaaataccaatttaattttgaataatattaagtaattaatttttttcaactaatattagttcattttttaaaattatttttttattttaaattttaaattttaaatcataatcttttaattttaaattttaaattataaacctaaacagttaaaataagttttttttttatattttttatataattttaagggAACCAGACAAATATGTAGGCAGCGGTCTGTCACggccttggacacactccaacgctaccgtgccggcactcggacttactcaacctcttgaactaagaccaagtcagcctaaccctcaatacttagcaagagagctaagaacacaagagaacacaagagaaaggaaACTTTGGTGGAAGAATACTTTATTGCTCAAGTGTggttacaaatgattcacaccaccaaactctaactctcacccctatttatagccatccacctcctcaatgaatggttaggattaaatctaatcaacggtccagattaatcatccagaaccttctttacaaatatctatcctaccacaACTCTCTAAATGTTTCTAGATTATTCCATACcactatttatatttctatataCATCTATACTCTTCTAGAATACTCTATGACCTTCTAgagtcttctagaaccttctagaGTATTNNNNNNNNNNNNNNNNNNNNNNNNNNNNNNNNNNNNNNNNNNNNNNNNNNNNNNNNNNNNNNNNNNNNNNNNNNNNNNNNNNNNNNNNNNNNNNNNNNNNNNNNNNNNNNNNNNNNNNNNNNNNNNNNNNNNNNNNNNNNNNNNNNNNNNNNNNNNNNNNNNNNNNNNNNNNNNNNNNNNNNNNNNNNNNNNNNNNNNNNNNNNNNNNNNNNNNNNNNNNNNNNNNNNNNNNNNNNNNNNNNNNNNNNNNNNNNNNNNNNNNNNNNNNNNNNNNNNNNNNNNNNNNNNNNNNNNNNNNNNNNNNNNNNNNNNNNNNNNNNNNNNNNNNNNNNNNNNNNNNNNNNNNNNNNNNNNNNNNNNNNNNNNNNNNNNNNNNNNNNNNNNNNNNNNNNNNNNNNNNNNNNNNNNNNNNNNNNNNNNNNNNNNNNNNNNNNNNNNNNNNNNNNNNNNNNNNNNNNNNNNNNNNNNNNNNNNNNNNNNNNNNNNNNNNNNNNNNNNNNNNNNNNNNNNNNNNNNNNNNNNNNNNNNNNNNNNNNNNNNNNNNNNNNNNNNNNNNNNNNNNNNNNNNNNNNNNNNNNNNNNNNNNNNNNNNNNNNNNNNNNNNNNNNNNNNNNNNNNNNNNNNNNNNNNNNNNNNNNNNNNNNNNNNNNNNNNNNNNNNNNNNNNNNNNNNNNNNNNNNNNNNNNNNNNNNNNNNNNNNNNNNNNNNNNNNNNGAGTAAGGCATTCACTCTCTCAGTCTGTCCATAGTCTTCCTGTGAAGCGTATATCTCGATCACTAATGATGCTCTTAGGCAATCCCCAATATTTCACCACATTCTTGAAGAATAGTCGTGCTGCCTCCTCTGCAGTGCAGTCAGTAGGGGCAGGTATAAAGGTAGCATACTTCGAAAATCGATCCACTACCACGAGAATAGATCCAAACCCCTCAGACTTCGGTAAGGCAGAGATGAAATATAGAGAGACACTTTCCCATGGTCGCTCTGATGGAGGCAAGAAATCTAGAGAGACACTTTCCCACGGTCGCTCTGATGGAGGCAGAGGTTCCAACAACCCGCTTGGTgtcttgttttcaatcttatcttgttGGCACACAAGACAAGTCTTCACATAGCTCTCCATTTCATCTCTCATTTGAggccaataataagaagattCAATGAGTGCCAAGGTCCTTCGCTGACCTTGGTGACCAGCCCACTTGGTGTCGTGGCATTCTCTTACCAACTTCCTTCTCAGATTTTCCCACTTAGGAACGTATAATCTTCTCCCTTTTGTGTAGAGAAGGTCATTTTCTAGCCAAAATCTTTTGGTCTTACCTTCTCTAGCCAACTCCACCAACTTCTTGGCTAATGGATCGTGATGCAACCCTTCCTTGATGGTATGCACAATATCTCCTTCAACCATAGAAATGGCCCCCATCCTGTATGGTTTTGAGATTGGCGGTTTTGCTCCTAACTCCAATTCAATGTTGTCATCCATCTTTCTTCTAGGTGGTAACTGCTTTGGCAACTCGAGAGGTATcacatccttattttcttcaaggACTTCCTTGATTTTATAGGGAACATCTTCTCCTTTGGCTGTTGACTCCTCTTGTAGTAAAGCCAAAGACATCATCTCCTCCTTCTTGAAACCTTTCTTGAGTTGCATGGTCGAGAGCATCGAAATTCCTCCAGCCTTTGAGATTGTAGGGACCATGCATGGAGACCCTTTCTCCATGACGCATACTACGTCGTAGTATGGCATAGGTATTATATTTGCTTTATTTGACCcacaaaaattttgttaaaagaaaattataacgtacttttaaaaagaaattataaaatttacaacaactttttccaaaaaaattgtATCACATACCTATTTTCATATGGATCAAGTTATAGTACCCGTGTATCTATGCaacatagataaaataaaaatactgaaTGTAAACTTAAGCAGCATCAATAATAATGTCTCTATTCTGATGCAATAGAATGGAACTAGCTAGGTCCATGTAACCAAAAACGATGAAACTAGGTCCCTGTGATTTTTATATGCAAAATATAAACATGCTACATATATAAgagaaattttacaa
The Arachis duranensis cultivar V14167 chromosome 5, aradu.V14167.gnm2.J7QH, whole genome shotgun sequence genome window above contains:
- the LOC107491602 gene encoding uncharacterized protein LOC107491602, with translation MLLAVEGGGFFSSSASGYSKGLSLLLLGQRSDDKSRTVLPWNQYQLVDQESEPELQLASKKNRLSRGCASFVCFGRASAGLDTPSHLKVGPAQQHNVSPGPLVPDDGTDPSANVDNDNRKVALKSSLRRPQNHKPDPLETANEHEALGGKGSDAPDQTEGRKVQWTDVCGSELVEIREFEPSEVDGSIDEYDDGNERTCSCAIM